A window of the Lates calcarifer isolate ASB-BC8 linkage group LG18, TLL_Latcal_v3, whole genome shotgun sequence genome harbors these coding sequences:
- the yeats4 gene encoding YEATS domain-containing protein 4 yields the protein MFKKMTEFGPDSGGRVKGVTIVKPIVFGNVARYFGKKREEDGHTHQWSVYVKPYRNEDMSAYVKKIQFKLHESYGNPLRVVTKPPYEITETGWGEFEIIIKIFFIDPNERPVTLYHLLKLFQSDSSAMPKKTVVSEFYDEMIFQDPTAMMQQLLTTSRQLTLGAYKHETEFSELEQRTKEKIEAAKKRTSQEIAELKDKLKASRENINHLKAEIRKLEEDGDHKEH from the exons ATGTTCAAAAAGATGACTGAATTTGGTCCAGATTCCGGGGGGCGAGTTAAG GGAGTGACTATTGTGAAGCCCATTGTGTTTGGAAACGTTGCCCGCTACTttgggaagaagagagaggaagatggacacacacatcagtggtCTGTCTACGTGAAGCCTTACAGAAACGAG GATATGTCAGCGTATGTTAAGAAAATCCAGTTCAAGCTACATGAAAGCTATGGTAACCCCCTTAGAG TGGTCACAAAGCCTCCATATGAGATTACAGAGACGGGCTGGGGCGAGTTCGAGATCATCATTAAGATCTTCTTCATTGACCCCAATGAGAGACCT gtgaCTCTGTACCATTTGTTGAAGCTGTTCCAGTCAGACTCCAGTGCCATGCCTAAGAAGACAGTAGTCTCTGAATTCTATGATGAAATG atcTTCCAGGATCCTACAGCCATGATGCAGCAGCTACTGACCACATCAAGACAACTCACGCTGGGAGCATACAAGCATGAGACAGagt TCAGTGAGCTGGAGCAGAGGACCAAGGAGAAAATTGAAGCAGCGAAGAAGAGAACCAGCCAGGAGATCGCAGAGCTGAAAGACAAATTGAAAgccagcagagaaaacatcaacCACCTGAAGGCAGAGATCAGGAAactggaggaggatggagaccACAAGGAGCACTGA
- the cpsf6 gene encoding cleavage and polyadenylation specificity factor subunit 6 isoform X2, whose amino-acid sequence MADGVDHIDIYADVEEEFNQEADYPVHEQIDLYDDVISPSANNGDAPEDRDYLDTLPAPGGTEGGKSAPPNVVYTYTGKRIALYIGNLTWWTTDEDLTEAIRSIGITDVLEIKFFENRANGQSKGFALVCVGSEASSRKLMELLSKRELHGQNPIVTPCNKQSLSQFEMQSRKSTQSGQMSGEGKAGPPGAGPRGGFPMGGRGRGRFPGPPGPGGDRFPGPVGPGGPPPHFPGGMQGPPRPPPGPPGPPGPPGPPPPGQGLPPPLAGPPNRGDRPPPPVLFPGQFGQPPMGPLPPGPPPPGYGPPPGPPPPQQGPPPPGPFPPRPPGPIGPPMALAPPPHMPGPPPGGPPPAPHVNPAFFPPPGNNSMPPNDSRGPPGPNDPYGRPPPYERGDYGPGGREMEASRTPLSEAEFEEIMNRNRAISSSAISRAVSDASAADYGSAIETLVTAISLIKQSKVSADDRCKVLISSLQDCLHGIESKSYGSASRRERSRERDHSRSREKSRRHKSRSRDRHEDYYRERSRERDRHRERDRDRDREREREREYRHR is encoded by the exons ATGGCGGACGGTGTGGATCACATCGACATCTACGCCGACGTAGAGGAGGAATTCAACCAG gaagctgACTATCCAGTTCACGAGCAGATCGACCTGTATGATGATGTAATATCCCCGTCAGCGAATAATGGTGATGCTCCAGAAGACCGCGATTACCTGGACACACTGCCTGCACCAGGTggcacagagggagggaagagtgCCCCACCCAATGTGGTGTACACCTACACAGGAAAAAGGATAGCCCTATACATAGGAAATCTCACATGG TGGACAACAGATGAGGACCTGACAGAAGCCATCCGGTCGATAGGCATCACAGATGTGCTGGAGATCAAGTTCTTTGAAAACAGAGCAAACGGCCAATCAAAAGG GTTTGCCCTGGTGTGTGTGGGCTCAGAGGCATCATCCAGGAAGTTAATGGAGCTCCTATCAAAGAGGGAGCTCCACGGTCAGAATCCCATCGTCACGCCATGCAACAAACAGTCCCTCAGCCAGTTTGAGATGCAGTCACGCAAAA GTACTCAGTCAGGTCAGATGTCTGGGGAAGGTAAAGCTGGTCCCCCTGGTGCAGGCCCCCGTGGAGGTTTCCCCATGGGAGGTCGAGGCAGAGGCAGGTTCCCTGGACCACCCGGCCCTGGAGGAGACCGCTTTCCTGGTCCTGTTGGGCCTGGAGGACCACCACCACACTTCCCTG gtggGATGCAGGGTCCCCCACGCCCCCCTCCTGGTCCCCCTGGTCCCCCTGGCCCTCCAGGACCTCCACCTCCTGGACAGGGCCTTCCCCCTCCCCTCGCTGGTCCTCCAAATCGTGGCGACAGACCCCCTCCCCCTGTTCTCTTCCCTGGTCAATTTGGCCAGCCGCCAATGGGACCCTTGCCCCCAGGCCCCCCTCCTCCAGGATACGGCCCTCCCCCTGGTCCCCCACCCCCTCAACAAGGCCCACCACCCCCAGGACCCTTCCCTCCTCGGCCCCCAGGTCCCATCGGACCCCCCATGGCTTTGGCTCCACCTCCACACATGCCAGGTCCCCCGCCAGGTGGACCGCCTCCAGCCCCCCATGTCAACCCCGCCTTCTTCCCTCCACCTGGAAACAACAGCATGCCCCCCAATGACAGCCGAGGACCCCCAGGACCAAACGACCCATACGGACGCCCGCCACCATATGAGAGAGGAGACTATGGTCCTGGAGGCCG GGAGATGGAGGCGTCACGGACCCCCTTGAGCGAGGCGGAGTTCGAGGAAATCATGAACAGAAATAGAGCCATCTCCTCCAGCGCCATATCTAGGGCGGTGTCAGACGCAAGTGCAG CTGATTATGGCAGTGCTATAGAGACCTTGGTGACTGCCATCAGTCTGATTAAGCAGTCCAAAGTGTCAGCAGATGACCGCTGTAAGGTCCTCATCAGTTCCCTGCAGGACTGTCTTCACGGCATTGAGTCTAAAAGCTATGGCTCTGCCTCAAG GCGAGAGCGCTCCAGAGAACGCGACCACAGCCGCTCCAGAGAAAAGAGCCGACGCCACAAGTCCCGCAGTCGCGACAGGCATGAGGACTACTACCGAGAACGCAGCCGGGAGCGGGACCGCCATCGCGAGAGGGACCGGGACAGAGAccgggaaagagagagggagagggagtacCGACATCGCTAG
- the cpsf6 gene encoding cleavage and polyadenylation specificity factor subunit 6 isoform X1: MADGVDHIDIYADVEEEFNQEADYPVHEQIDLYDDVISPSANNGDAPEDRDYLDTLPAPGGTEGGKSAPPNVVYTYTGKRIALYIGNLTWWTTDEDLTEAIRSIGITDVLEIKFFENRANGQSKGFALVCVGSEASSRKLMELLSKRELHGQNPIVTPCNKQSLSQFEMQSRKSTQSGQMSGEGKAGPPGAGPRGGFPMGGRGRGRFPGPPGPGGDRFPGPVGPGGPPPHFPGSGMRPDLIRHQDGPLMDMSFSPFPPGGRNGSWRGRGGMQGPPRPPPGPPGPPGPPGPPPPGQGLPPPLAGPPNRGDRPPPPVLFPGQFGQPPMGPLPPGPPPPGYGPPPGPPPPQQGPPPPGPFPPRPPGPIGPPMALAPPPHMPGPPPGGPPPAPHVNPAFFPPPGNNSMPPNDSRGPPGPNDPYGRPPPYERGDYGPGGREMEASRTPLSEAEFEEIMNRNRAISSSAISRAVSDASAADYGSAIETLVTAISLIKQSKVSADDRCKVLISSLQDCLHGIESKSYGSASRRERSRERDHSRSREKSRRHKSRSRDRHEDYYRERSRERDRHRERDRDRDREREREREYRHR, translated from the exons ATGGCGGACGGTGTGGATCACATCGACATCTACGCCGACGTAGAGGAGGAATTCAACCAG gaagctgACTATCCAGTTCACGAGCAGATCGACCTGTATGATGATGTAATATCCCCGTCAGCGAATAATGGTGATGCTCCAGAAGACCGCGATTACCTGGACACACTGCCTGCACCAGGTggcacagagggagggaagagtgCCCCACCCAATGTGGTGTACACCTACACAGGAAAAAGGATAGCCCTATACATAGGAAATCTCACATGG TGGACAACAGATGAGGACCTGACAGAAGCCATCCGGTCGATAGGCATCACAGATGTGCTGGAGATCAAGTTCTTTGAAAACAGAGCAAACGGCCAATCAAAAGG GTTTGCCCTGGTGTGTGTGGGCTCAGAGGCATCATCCAGGAAGTTAATGGAGCTCCTATCAAAGAGGGAGCTCCACGGTCAGAATCCCATCGTCACGCCATGCAACAAACAGTCCCTCAGCCAGTTTGAGATGCAGTCACGCAAAA GTACTCAGTCAGGTCAGATGTCTGGGGAAGGTAAAGCTGGTCCCCCTGGTGCAGGCCCCCGTGGAGGTTTCCCCATGGGAGGTCGAGGCAGAGGCAGGTTCCCTGGACCACCCGGCCCTGGAGGAGACCGCTTTCCTGGTCCTGTTGGGCCTGGAGGACCACCACCACACTTCCCTG GCTCGGGGATGAGACCAGATCTGATTAGGCACCAAGATGGCCCTCTGATGGATATGAGTTTCAGTCCCTTCCCGCCGGGGGGCAGGAACGGGAGCTGGCGTGGCAGAG gtggGATGCAGGGTCCCCCACGCCCCCCTCCTGGTCCCCCTGGTCCCCCTGGCCCTCCAGGACCTCCACCTCCTGGACAGGGCCTTCCCCCTCCCCTCGCTGGTCCTCCAAATCGTGGCGACAGACCCCCTCCCCCTGTTCTCTTCCCTGGTCAATTTGGCCAGCCGCCAATGGGACCCTTGCCCCCAGGCCCCCCTCCTCCAGGATACGGCCCTCCCCCTGGTCCCCCACCCCCTCAACAAGGCCCACCACCCCCAGGACCCTTCCCTCCTCGGCCCCCAGGTCCCATCGGACCCCCCATGGCTTTGGCTCCACCTCCACACATGCCAGGTCCCCCGCCAGGTGGACCGCCTCCAGCCCCCCATGTCAACCCCGCCTTCTTCCCTCCACCTGGAAACAACAGCATGCCCCCCAATGACAGCCGAGGACCCCCAGGACCAAACGACCCATACGGACGCCCGCCACCATATGAGAGAGGAGACTATGGTCCTGGAGGCCG GGAGATGGAGGCGTCACGGACCCCCTTGAGCGAGGCGGAGTTCGAGGAAATCATGAACAGAAATAGAGCCATCTCCTCCAGCGCCATATCTAGGGCGGTGTCAGACGCAAGTGCAG CTGATTATGGCAGTGCTATAGAGACCTTGGTGACTGCCATCAGTCTGATTAAGCAGTCCAAAGTGTCAGCAGATGACCGCTGTAAGGTCCTCATCAGTTCCCTGCAGGACTGTCTTCACGGCATTGAGTCTAAAAGCTATGGCTCTGCCTCAAG GCGAGAGCGCTCCAGAGAACGCGACCACAGCCGCTCCAGAGAAAAGAGCCGACGCCACAAGTCCCGCAGTCGCGACAGGCATGAGGACTACTACCGAGAACGCAGCCGGGAGCGGGACCGCCATCGCGAGAGGGACCGGGACAGAGAccgggaaagagagagggagagggagtacCGACATCGCTAG